The genomic DNA GGCGAGCATCGGCCCGACCGCGAGCATGCGGTGCGCGGGAACGAAGACGTCACGGGCCACGACCGTGTTGCTCCCGCTGCCGGCCAGCCCCGTGACGTGCCAGTCGTCCAGTATCTCCAGCTCGGCCATGGGGACGGCGGCCCACCTGATCTCCGGCGGCCCCGGCGGGAGCTGTCCGTCGGCGGCGGCCACCGCGGTCGTCAGCAGGTGCCAGTCCGCGTGATGGCAGCCGGTGGCGAAGGCGGAGGTGCCGCTGACGCGGTAGCCGCCGCCGTACGGCACCGCCGTGGCACCGGGGATCAGCGTCCCGCCGATCCTGACGTCCGGGCCGCCGGGGCCGGTGAAGAACTCGTCCTGCGCCTCGTCGGGGAAGAGCGCCGCGATGTACGAGACGCCCGCCTGACTCAGCGTCATCCACGCGGTGGAAGCGCACTCGGCGGCGATCTCGGCGAAAGCGTCGACCTGGGTCCGCAGCGGAGTCTGGTGACCGCCGTAGCGGCGCGGCACGTTCATACGGTGGATCCCGGTGCCGGTCAGCGCCTCGACGACCTCGTCCGGCACCCGCCGCTCACGCTCGGCGCGCAGCGCGTTCTCCCGGATCAGCGGTCGCAGTGCTCGTACGCGTTCGACGATCCCGGCATCGACCATGCCGACCACCGTCGCGCGCCCCGCCTCCCCTGTCAACGCTGCCGCGACCGGCCGCGTGGGCGGGAATGAGATGGCTCTCGGCCGTGTTGCAGGACTGGATCGCGTATCCAGTGGTACGCTGCCGATGGCACTTGTGTAACGCCCCTTCTTTCGGCGCCGGTGCCCAGTCCTTCTCCATCAGCTGTCGCGCCCGTCCTTCACGACCGGCGATCCAGCTTCTCAGCACCACCTCCTGAGCACGGCCACGGACAGATCGTTCCGTCCGCCGCACCCGAGGTGTTTCCGCCGCGCACAGGCGTGAGCACGCCGCCTCCGGCCTCTCCCCCCTTCCTCAAGACCGCATGACCTCATGACCCAGTCCGTGAAAGGACCTCTCCGATGACCACCACACTCGAACACCCTCCCGTACAGCAGCAGCTCCCGGCCCACGCCACCGGTGTCCTCGACATCGCACAGGGCGGGCAGGGGTACCTGCGCACCGGGAACTGCCTGCCCACTCCGAACGACCTCCAGGTCCCCGCCGCGCTGATCCGCCGTCACGGCCTGCGCAAGGGCGACGTCGTCGAAGGCGTACGCGGCGGCCAGCGCGGCCTCACCGAGGTGGCGTCGGTCAACGGCCGCGCCCCCGAGCAGCTGCGCGGCCGCCCCCACTTCCGTGACCTCACCCCGCTGCACCCCCGCGAACGGATCCGGCTCGAACACCCCGCGGGCGGGCTGTCCACCCGGGTGATCGACCTGATCGCCCCGGTCGGCAAGGGCCAGCGCGGGCTCATCGTCGCCCCGCCCAAGACCGGCAAGACCGTGCTGCTCCAGCAGATCGCCGCGGCCGTCGCCGGGAACCACCCCGAGTGCCACCTGATGGTGGTGCTGCTCGACGAGCGCCCCGAGGAAGTCACCGACATGCGGCGGTCCGTGCGCGGCGAGGTGTACGCCTCGACCTTCGACCGGGCACCGAAGCAGCACATCGCGCTCGCCGAACTCGTCGTCGAACGGGCCAAGCGGCTCGTCGAACAGGGCCAGGACGTCGTCATCCTCCTGGACTCGCTCACCCGGCTGTGCCGGGCGCACAACAACACGGCCGCCGCCGGAGGCCGCACGCTCAGCGGTGGTGTCGACGCTGCCGCGCTCCAGGGCCCCAAGCGGTTCTTCGGCGCGGCGCGCCTGGCCGAGGAGGGCGGTTCGCTCACCATCCTCGCCACGGCCCTGGTGGAGACCGGCTCCCGCGCCGACGACTTCTTCTTCGAGGAGCTCAAGAGCACGGGCAACATGGAACTCCGCCTCGACCGCGCACCGGCCGCCAAGCGGATCTACCCGGCCGTCGACATCACCCCGTCCGGCACCCGCCGCGAGGAACTCCTGCTGCCTTCGGCCGAGTTGGCCGCCGTACGAGGACTGCGCCGCGCCCTGCAGACCCGGGACGGCCAGGCCAACCTCGAAACCCTCCTGGAGCGCCTGCGCGCCACGCCGGACAACACGGCCTTCCTGCGCCAGGTCCAGCCGACGCTGCCCGCCGCATAGGCGGCGCTTGCGGCATCCGGGTGCTCGATCCCCCCGCCCGGCCCAGGCATCCCCGCGTGGGCGGTCTCCGTTCCTACGGTGTCCGGTATGACTATCAGATTCTCATCCCGCATGGTTGGCTCCTGCTCCGCCCTCTGCGTGGTCGGCGCACTCGCTCTGGTGCCGGGCCCGGCCGTCGCCCGCACCGGCGTCGACCCTGCTGCCCCAAAACCCACGGCGTTGCAGCCGCCGCCGCTGTACCGGTCCGGCACGCAGGTGCGGCCACGGGCCGGGGCACCCGAGGTCCCGAACGTGTCGGCGCTGTCGTGGCTGGTGGCCGACGCGGGCACCGGCGATGTGCTCGCCTCGCACGACGCGCACCGCCCGCTGCCGCCCGCCAGCACCCTCAAGACGCTCTTCGCCCTCACCATGCTCCCCACGCTGCCCGGCGGCATCCGGCACACCGTCGCGGAGCGGGAACTGGAGGGACTCGGCGACGGCAGCAGCACGGTCGGCGTCACGGAAGGACAGACGTACCAGGTCACGGACCTGTGGCGCGGAATCTTCCTGCACTCCGGCAACGACGCCGTGCACGTACTGGCCTCGATGAACGGCGGCTGGGACACCACGGCCCACCAGATGCAGGCCAAGGCCCGCGCCCTGGGCGCCCTCGACACCCATGTCGTCTCCCCCGACGGCTACGACGCACCGGGGCAGACGTCGTCCGCCTACGACCTCGCGATCTTCGGCCGGGCCGGTCTGAACCGCGAGGACTTCGCCCGGTACTGCTCCACCGTCGATGCCACGTTCCCGGGCAACGGTGGGGCGTACGAGATCCAGAACACCAACCGGCTGCTGACCGGCGCCGACGGGATCGCGCCGTATCCCGGCCTGATCGGCGTCAAGAACGGCTACACCAGCAACGCGGGCAACACACTCGTGGCCGCCGCGCGCCGGGGCGGCCGCACGCTCGTCGTCACGGTGCTGAACCCTCAGTCGGGCGGCGGCTTGGCCGTGTACGAGGAGGCTCGCTCACTGCTCGACTGGGGGTTCGGCGCCGCCGGGCGCGTCGACCCCGTCGGGTCGCTGCTCTCCGCGCGCACCGTGGCGCAGGCGGGCCCCGCCACGCCGGATGCCGTCATGGCGCAGGACGGTGGCGGTCCCGGCTGGCCGGTGACGGGAGCGATCGCGGGTGCGGCCGCCGTGGGCGCGGGGGCCGTGGTGCTGGCGCTGCGCTTCAAGGGCGGGCGGTCCGGGCGGCGCTGACCGACCGGCAGCCGCAGCAGCAGTCCGAGAGTGACCCACACATAGGTGTTGCTGCCGAGGAACCCGTCGACGCCGGACGCGTCGTCGAACCACAGCCAGACGACGCTGCTGCACAGCACCACGTACAGAGTGCCGGCGACCCGCGGCAGGCGTCGGCGCCACAGGACGGCGAAGGACGGGAGCAGCCAGACCAGATGGTGCACCCAGGTGATCGGGCTGACCAGGCAGGCGGCCAGGCCGGTGAGGGCGAAGGCGGCCCGCCAGTCGCCCGCCCGCAGGGCGCGGTGGGTGCGCCGGGCCCAGACGGCCAGGACCAGCACGACCGCCACCGCCCAGACCGCACGGCTCGGTTCGCCCGGTGCCGCGAGCCGTGCCAGGACGCCTTGCAGCGACTGGTTGGAGACATAGTCGAGGCGGCCGACGCGGGCGGTGTCCCACACCGCCCGGGTCCAGTAGAAGCGGGAGGCGTCCGGCGCCGCCCACGCCGCGAGCGCGGTGGCGGCCCCGGCGACCGCCGTCGCGACGGCCGCGGCCCGCCAGCGGCGGGCGAGCAGCAGCAGACCGATGAAGAGCGCGGGCGTCAGTTTGACGGCCGTCGCGAGGCCGATGCCGACGCCCGCCCGGCGCCCGCGCCCGGTGGACAGCAGCCAGGCGTCGCCGAGCACGAGGGCCAGCAGCAGAAGGTTGACCTGGCCGAAGCTGACGGTGTCGCGGACCGGTTCGAGCAGCGCCAGCGCACAGCCGGCCAGGGCCCAGCCGAACCAGCCGTGGCGCCGCAGAGCGGGCCCGGTGAGGATCAGCAGCACCGCGGCCGTCGCCGCGAGGTTGAGCAGCAGCGCGAGCGCGACCGCCGTCGGCAGGCCGACCAGGGCCATCGGCAGCATGCCGAGGGCCGCGAACGGCGGATAGGTGAATCCGTACGTCGTCCCCGGCACCCGGTAGTCGTAGATACGGCCGCCGTGGTGCACCCACGCGTCGACGGTCCCGTAGTAGACGCGCAGGTCGAACCAGTCGCGCAGCAGCGGCACGGTGGCGGTGAAGACGGCGACGGCGGTGGCGAGGGGCAGCACGAGGGCGAGCCGCCCCCGGTCGGTGTGCGGCAGTCTCACGCGGTCCGCCCCGGCACCGGTGCCCGCGCCGTCTGATGAGCCTGCCAGAGCACGACCAGGGCGAGCACACCACCGGAGACGGCCAGGACCACCTGCGCGGTGTCCGGCGGTCCGCCGTTGGGCAGCACCGCGAGCGCGAGCACGCAGCCGACAGCGGCGGCGACACGGTGGCGCAGGGAACCGCTGGGGGCGGCCGCCGCGATGAGGAACAGGCCCCACAGCGCGTACCAGGGCCGGATCGCGGGGCCGAGGACGGCCACCACGGCCAGGCTCAGCCCGAGCGCGTAGACCGGGCCGGGCCGCAGCCGCAGCCAGATGAACAGGACGGCGGCCGTGGTCGCCACGAGTCCGGCCGCCTGCCAGGCCGGCAGGGCGAGGGGCGCGAGATCGCTGCCGAGGTTCTCCAGCAGGGCGCCGGTGGCACGGCCGAGGACGCTGGTGGGCGACCAGTTGTGGGGCGAGACAGGGGTCTTGAGGGCGGCGATCCAGCCGTATCCCGTACCGGCGACGGCGGTGGCCAGGGCGGTCGTGGCGAGCGCGCCGGCCGTGGTCGTCGCCACCGCCCGCGCCACACCGACGTGTCGGCGCAATGCCACCACGGCGACCAGGCCGAGCACCGCCGGCGCCTTGACCAGCGCGGCCAGCGTCACGAGGACGACGCCCAGGACGTGCCACCGGCCGCGCGCGGCCACCAGTCCGGCGCCGAGCAGCCCCAGCATGACGGCGTCGTTGTGCGCCCCCGCGACCAGATGCAGCAGCACCAGCGGGTGGAGAGCGCCGAGCCACAGCGCGGCGGCCGGGTCGACGCCGCTGTGCCGGGCGAGCCGGGGCAGTGCCGCCGCCATCAGCGCCACCCCGAGCAGTGCGACCAGCCGCATGCCGAGCAGCCCGGCCGGCAGCTCGCCGCGCGTCAGGCCGGACAGGGCCGAGGCGACGGCGAGGAAGACCGGTCCGTACGGGGTCGGCGTGTGCTGCCAGACCGGGGCCACCTGGTCCGCGAGCGGCCCGCCGAGCCGCGCGGGGCCGTACGCGTACACGTCGATGTGGGCGTCGACCATGGCGCCCTGGGCGAGGTAGCTGTAGACGTCGCGGCTGAACAGGGGCGGTGCCAGCAGGAGCGGCGCCGCCCAGGCGGCGAGCACCCCCAGGAGCGAGCGCACGGTGGGCGGTTCGGGGCCTCGTACGACTGTGCCCAGCAGCGCCCACGCGGCGATCAGCAGAACGACGCCGAAGTACACGCCGACCAGTCCGAGCGCCGCGCGCCCGGACTCGGGGGCGATCAGCTCGCGGGCCGGCAGGGCCCCGGCCGTCTCACCGCCCGCCGCGAGGAAGGCGGTGCCGGCCAGGCCGAGGGCCTGACAGCGGCGGAGATCGACGGGGAAAGCCATGGCCAACACTCGGGAAGCGTGTCAACGCCGGATGGCCGGAAGGCGACGCACTTCCCTCCGGGCGGCGGCCTGCGTGTGACCGCCGTGTGCGCGGGGCCGGGCCGATGGGTTCGGACCCTCAGAACGCCGGTGAGTTCGGACCCTCAGAACACCGACACGCCCGTCAGGGTCGTGAAGCGGTCGAGGGCCGCGACGCCCGCCACCGAGTTGCCGCGCTCGTCGAGGCCCGGGCTCCACACGCACAGCGTGCAGCGGCCGGGGACGACCGCGATGATGCCGCCGCCGACGCCGCTCTTGCCGGGCAGGCCCACGCGGTAGGCGAAGTCGCCCGCCGCGTCGTACGTGCCGCAGGTCAGCATGACCGCGTTGACCTGCTTGGCCTGGCTCTGGGTGAGCAGCCGGGAGCCGTCGGCGCGGATGCCGTGCCGGGCCAGGAAGCCGGTGGCGAGCGCCAGGTCGGCGCAGGACGCCTCGATGGAGCACTGCCGGAAGTACTGGTCGAGGAGCACCGGCACGGAGTTGTCGATATTGCCGTACGACGCCATGAAGTGGCCGAGCGCGGCGTTCCGGTCGCCGTGCGCGGCCTCGGAGGCGGCGACGTCCTGGTCGAAGGTCAGCCGGGGGTTGCCGCTCTCGGCGCGCAGGAACTCCAGGAGCGACCCGGCCGCGTCGCCGGTCTGTGTCTGGAGCCGGTCGGTGACGACGAGGGCGCCCGCGTTGATGAACGGGTTGCGCGGGATGCCGCTCTCGTACTCCAGCTGGACCAGCGAGTTGAACGGGTTGCCGGAGGGTTCGCGGCCCACGTGCTCCCACAGGGCGTCGCCCTCGCGGGCCAGGTCGAGGGCGAGGGTGAACACCTTGGTGATGGACTGCGTGGAGAACGGCTGCCGCCAGTCCCCCACGCCGTACACCGTGCCGTCGAGCTCCGCGACGGCCATGCCGAAGCGGCGCGGGTCGCAGGCGGCCAGCGCCGGAATGTAGTCGGCGGGCCGGCCGCGCCCCGGGGTGCGCTCGATCTCGTCGGCGATGCGCTCCAGGACCGGCTGGAAGGCGTGGGACGACCAGGACGCGGACATGATCACCATTCTGCCGCCCGGTCACGCGGAACGCGCATCCGCCTCCGGCGGGCGGGGCCGGCGCCGGTCCGGCGGATCGGGCCGGAGGAAGGCAACGGTGTCTGCTGAGGGGCGGGCAGGTCGGACCCCGCGCCTGCGCCATGATCCGGCGAACAGGCCCTCGGCCGACCGGCCGACACCCCTCCCCGTGGCTTCCGGTGTTCGTCCACTGTTCAGATCTGCGGGGAGCCGCTGCCCGCGAGCACCTCGGGCCGCAGCAGCGACGCGAGCCGGTCGGCCGGCAACAGGCCCTTCTCCAGGACGAGTTCGGCGACCCCGCGCCCGGTGGCGAGGGCCTCCTTGGCGATGGCGGTGGCCGCCGTGTACCCGATGTGCGGGTTGAGGGCGGTCACCAGGCCGATGGAGTTCTCCACGGCGGCGCGCAGTTCCTCGGTGTTGGCCGTGATCCCGTCGACGCACCGCTCGGCGAGCGTCAGGCAGGCGGCCCGCAGATGCGTGATGCTCTCGGACAGCGAGTGCAGGATGATCGGCTCGAAGGCGTTGAGCTGGAGCTGCCCCGCCTCGGCGGCCATGGTGATCGCGACGTCGTTGCCGATGACCTCGAAGGCGACCTGGTTGACGACCTCGGGGATGACCGGGTTGACCTTGCCGGGCATGATGCTCGAACCGGCCTGTACCGGCGGCAGGTTGATCTCGTTGAGCCCCGCGCGCGGCCCGGACGACAGCAGCCGCAGGTCGTTGCAGCTCTTGGAGAGCTTGACGGCGATCCGCTTGAGCACCCCCGACATCTGGACGAAGGCACCGCAGTCCTGGGTGGCCTCGACCAGGTTGGCGGCGGTGACCAGCGGCAGCCCGGTGAGGGCGGCGAGCTGGCGGCGGGCCGACTCGGCGTATCCGGCGGGCGCGTTGAGTCCGGTGCCGATCGCCGTGGCGCCCAGGTTGATCTCGTGGATCAGTTCGACGGCCTCGGCGAGCCGGCTGCGGTCCTCGTCGAGCATGACGGCGTACGCGGAGAACTCCTGCCCCAGCGTCATGGGCACCGCGTCCTGGAGCTGGGTGCGGCCCATCTTCAGCACGTCACGGAACTCGACGGCCTTGCGGGCGAAGGCGTCCTGGAGCACCGCCATGGCCTTGAGCAGACCGCGCACCGCGAACACGGTCGCGATCTTCACGGCGGTCGGGTAGACGTCGTTGGTCGACTGGCCGAGGTTGACGTCCTCGTTGGGGTGCAGGTGCCGGTACTCGCCCTTGGCGTGGCCGAGCAGTTCAAGGGCCCGGTTGGCGATGACCTCGTTGGCGTTCATGTTCGTCGAGGTGCCCGCGCCGCCCTGGATGACGTCGACGACGAACTGGTCGTGCAGCTTGCCGTCCCGGATCTCCCGGCAGGCGGCCACGATGGCCGCGGCCTTCTTCGGCTCCAGCAGGCCGAGTTCCTCGTTGGCGAGGGCGGCGGCCTCCTTCACGGCGGCGAGGGCGTCGATCAGATGCGGGTACGTGGAGATCGGCGTCCCCGTGATGGGGAAGTTCTCCTTGGCGCGCAGGGAGTGGATGCCCCAGTACGCCTCGGCGGGGACGTCGCGGTCTCCGAGCAGGTCGTGTTCGCTGCGGTGGGCTGCGGCGGTCATGGCAGTGCGGGTCTCTTTCAGAGGGGGACGAGTCCGACGTACGGGGTGGGTGCGCCGGACATGTGAGGTGCGTACGTCGGGTGTGCGGGCGTCAGGAGTACGTGTGCCGGGTGAGGGGATCGAGAGCGCGGACGGGCCGGACGCCGCCGACCGGCCGGCCGCCGCCGAGCAGCGGCTCGCCCGCGAACTCGGCGAGCGCCGCCGGGTCGACACCGGCGCGCGCGAGGGCGGCCGCGGCGACCGGGACACGCGCCCGGTTCGCGCCGTCGGCGATCTTGACGGCGACGGCGCGGCCGTCCGGGAGCGCGGCGACCTGTACGCCCTCGAAGCCGTCCTTGGCGAGCAGTCCGGGCACGGCCCGCATCAGCGCGGCGACGTCGCGTCCGGTGCCGGAGGCCATCTCGGCGTGCTCGCGCATCGCGTCGGCCACCCGCGCCTCCGGGGTCCCCGAAGGCGCGGTGGTGATCCGGGCCGCGGCTCGCGCCAGGCCGTGCAGGGAGACGGAGAAGAGGGGGGCGCCGCAGCCGTCGACGGTCACCTTGGCGATGGCCTGCCCTGTGAGGTCCTCGACGATCTCGGCGATGGCCTGCTGGAGCGGGTGCGCGGGATCGAGACAGTCGTCGAGGGACCAGCCGTTGAGCTTCGCCGTGTACAGCATGGCCGCGTGCTTGCCGGAGCAGTTCTGGGCGAGCCGGGACGGCAGCCGCCCCTGGCGCACCCAGGACTCCCGCACGACCGGGTCGAACGGCAGGTCGGGCACATTGCGCAGATCGTCCTCGGTGAGCCCGGCCCGCTCCAGGATCCGCCGGGTGCCGGCCAGATGCCGCTCCTCGCCGGAGTGGCTGGCGGCGGCCAGCGAGAGCAGTTCCCCGTCGAGGGGCAGCCCGGCCCGCAGCATCGCCACGGCCTGTACGGGCTTGAGGGCCGAGCGTGGATAGAAGGCCGCCTCGATGTCGCCGATCTGCAGGTCCACGTTCCCGTCGGCGCCGAGCACCACGACGGACCCGTAGTGGATGCCCTCGATGACCCCTTCGCGTACGAGGTGGGCGACGGGGGTGTGCAGGGGCTCCCGGATCACGGGGGCCTCGGCCAGAGAACTGCCGTACAGCACCGCCTGGTTCACGCGTCCGCTCCGGAGGCCTTGCGGGCGACCCGGCCGCGTACGCCGTACCAGCCGGCCACCAGCGCCGCCGCGATCAGCGGCAGGCACAGCACCGTCGTACGGCCGGCGCCGCCGTCGGCGTACATCAGGACGAGCACGCTGACGAGGAAGCCGATGGTGACGATCTCGGTCCACGGCGAGCCGGGGAGGCGGTAGCTCGGCCTGGACAGCTCGCCGGTGCGGGTCTTCCGCCAGAACATGAGGTGGCAGAGCATGATCATGCCCCAGGTGGCGAGGATGCCGATCGCCGCGAAGTTGAGCACGATCTCGAAGGCGTCGGCCGGGACCACGAAGTTGAGGCCGACGCCGAGGATACAGATGCCGCTGGTGAGCAGGATGCCGCCGTAGGGGACCTGGCTGCGGCTCATCACGCCGGTGAACTTCGGCGCGGAGCCGGACATGGCCATGGAGCGCAGGATGCGGCCGGTGGAGTACAGGCCGGAGTTGAGCGAGGACATGGCCGCGGTGAGGACGACGAGGTTCATCACGCCGCCCGCCGCCGGGACGCCGATGTTGGAGAGGACGGTCACGAAGGGGCTCTGGCCGGCGGTGTACTTGTTCCAGGGCAGCAGCATCGACAGCAGGACGACCGAGCCGACGTAGAAGAGGCCGACGCGCCACATGATCGAGTTGATCGCCTTCGGCATGATCTTCTCGGGGTTCTCGGTCTCGCCCGCCGCGACACCGACCAGCTCGACGGAGGCGTACGCGAAGACGACGCCCTGGATGATCAGCAGCATCGGCAGCAGGCCGTGGGGGAAGATGCCGCCGTGGTCGGTGATCAGGGACGGGCCGGGGTGGTGGCCGTCGACCGGGTGCTGGGTGACCAGCAGGAAGATGCCGATGAGCATGAAGACGACGAGCGCGCTGACCTTGATGATCGCGAACCAGAACTCCAGTTCGCCGAACATGCGTACGGAGATCAGGTTCACGGTGAGGACGACGGCGAGCGCGATCAGTGCGATCACCCACTGCGGGATGTCGGAGAACATGCCCCAGTAGTGGGTGTAGACGGCCACCGCGGTGATGTCGGCGATACCGGTGGTGGCCCAGTTGAGGAAGTACATCCAGCCGGCCGTGTACGCGCCCTTCTCGCCGAGGAACTCCCGGGCGTACGACACGAAGGCGCCGGAGGAGGGCCGGTACAGGACGAGTTCGCCGAGCGCCCGGACGACGAGGAAGGCGAAGATCCCGCAGACCGCGTACGCGACGAAGAGGGACGGTCCCGCGTCGGCGAGGCGACCGCCCGCGCCGAGGAAGAGCCCGGTGCCGATGGCGCCGCCGATGGCGATCATGTTGACGTGCCGGGACTTCAGGGACTTGGCGTAGCCCGCGTCTCCGGCGTCGACGTGCCGCGAGGGCTGCGTCCCGGTCCGTATCGCGCCTTGGGCCTCGCCTTTGAGGGACTGCTCGCTCACGCCTGGGGTCCGCCTTCCGAAGGGGATGGTGCCGTGGAGTCCGTGGGGATCTGGGTGGGGGTGTCCGTGCGCGGGGTGCGCACGATGTCGGTGAGGGTCGTCTCGACGCGGTCCAGGTGGTGGGACATGGCCTCCACCGCGTCGTGCTCGCTGCGGTCGATCAGCGCCTCGACGATCGCCCGGTGCTCGCGGTTGGACTGTTCGCGACGGCCGCCCAGTTCGTTGAGGAAGGCCGACTGACGCGCCAGCGCGTCGCGGATCTCCTCGATCACCCGGCGGAAGACCGGGTTCTGGGCGGCCTCGGCGACCGTGAGGTGGAAGAGCGTGTCCATCGCGACCCACGCGGTGGTGTCCGTCTCCCGCTCCATGCGGTCCAGGAGATGGGCGAGGTGGTCGAGGTTCTCGGGAGTGCGCCGCAGCGCCGCGTACCCGGCGACCGGGATCTCGACGTGGCGGCGGACTTCCAGCAGGTCGCTGGCCACGTAGTCGCCGAAGGTGGGGTCCTCGACCGTGTGAGCCAGGACGAAGGTGCCCTTGCCGGTGCGGGACGCGGTCAGCCCCATCACCTGGAGGGCGCGCAGGGCCTCGCGGAGCACCGGCCTGCTGACTTCCAGGCGTCGGCACAGCTCGGCCTCGGAGGGAAGCTTCTCGCCGATGGCGTAGTCGCCGCGCTCGATGGCGCCGCGAAGGTGGCTGAGCACCGCTTCCATGGCGCTGACGCGCCGCGGTACCGCACCACCTGTCTGGCTGTCTGACAGGTTCACGGGTGTGATCCTCCGGGTAACGGGAGGCGACTGTCAAGGGTCTGAAAATGAGAATCGGCGCCCGCGGAACGGACGCCGATTCTCGTACCGCGGACGGACTCAGCTGAGCACACCCGTGCCGAGCAGGCCCAGGAGCAGCACGCCGATGACGATCCGGTAGATCACGAAGGCGTTGAAGGAGTGCTTGGCGACGAACTTCAGCAGCCAGGAGATGGAGCCGTACGCGACCACGAAGGACACGATCGTGCCGACGGCCAGCGGGGCGACGCCCACGCCCGTGCCCAGGGCGTCCTTCAGCTCGTACAGGCCGGCTCCGGTGAGGGCGGGGATGCCGAGGAAGAAGGAGAGGCGGGTGGCGGCGACGCGGTCGAGGTCGAGGATGAGCGCGGTGGACATCGTGGCGCCGGAGCGGGAGAAGCCCGGAAAGAGCAGCGCGAGGATCTGGGAGCTGCCGACCAGCATCGCGTCCTTGAAGGAGGTGTCGTCCTCGCCGCGCTTGTGCCGGCCCATCTGGTCCGCCGCCCACATCACGCCACTGCCGACGATCAGCGAGGCCGCGACCACCCACAGCGAGGCGAGCGGGCCCTCGATGAGGGACTTGGCGGCCAGGCCCACGATCACGATCGGGATGGTGGCGTAGATGACCCACCAGGCGAACTTGTAGTCGTGGTGGTGACGCTCGTCGCGGTTGCGCAGTCCGCGTCCCCACGCGGAGACGATCCGCACGATGTCCTTGAAGAAGTACACGAGCACGGCCGCGATCGCGCCGACCTGGATGACGGCCGAGAACCCGACGACGGCGTTGTCGTCGACGGGAATCCCCATCAGCCCCTCGGTGATCTTGAGGTGGCCGGTGGAGGAGACGGGAAGGAACTCGGTCACGCCCTCGACGGC from Streptomyces avermitilis MA-4680 = NBRC 14893 includes the following:
- a CDS encoding flavin-dependent monooxygenase — translated: MVDAGIVERVRALRPLIRENALRAERERRVPDEVVEALTGTGIHRMNVPRRYGGHQTPLRTQVDAFAEIAAECASTAWMTLSQAGVSYIAALFPDEAQDEFFTGPGGPDVRIGGTLIPGATAVPYGGGYRVSGTSAFATGCHHADWHLLTTAVAAADGQLPPGPPEIRWAAVPMAELEILDDWHVTGLAGSGSNTVVARDVFVPAHRMLAVGPMLAGRFPSKANADDPFYRMPVLLLFCAWSAPVALGLARAAVAEFTERIHRRGITYTFHERQNEATVTHLQVAEAEMRVGGAELHLARLTAEIEAKARDDLPYTPLERARIRAESGYVTRICREAVDLLAAASGASSLHQEVPMQRITRDIHALCLHSFVNPTTNMEIYGRVLSGMDPGTPFL
- a CDS encoding glycosyltransferase family 87 protein; the protein is MRLPHTDRGRLALVLPLATAVAVFTATVPLLRDWFDLRVYYGTVDAWVHHGGRIYDYRVPGTTYGFTYPPFAALGMLPMALVGLPTAVALALLLNLAATAAVLLILTGPALRRHGWFGWALAGCALALLEPVRDTVSFGQVNLLLLALVLGDAWLLSTGRGRRAGVGIGLATAVKLTPALFIGLLLLARRWRAAAVATAVAGAATALAAWAAPDASRFYWTRAVWDTARVGRLDYVSNQSLQGVLARLAAPGEPSRAVWAVAVVLVLAVWARRTHRALRAGDWRAAFALTGLAACLVSPITWVHHLVWLLPSFAVLWRRRLPRVAGTLYVVLCSSVVWLWFDDASGVDGFLGSNTYVWVTLGLLLRLPVGQRRPDRPPLKRSASTTAPAPTAAAPAIAPVTGQPGPPPSCAMTASGVAGPACATVRAESSDPTGSTRPAAPNPQSSSERASSYTAKPPPD
- a CDS encoding glutaminase, whose translation is MVIMSASWSSHAFQPVLERIADEIERTPGRGRPADYIPALAACDPRRFGMAVAELDGTVYGVGDWRQPFSTQSITKVFTLALDLAREGDALWEHVGREPSGNPFNSLVQLEYESGIPRNPFINAGALVVTDRLQTQTGDAAGSLLEFLRAESGNPRLTFDQDVAASEAAHGDRNAALGHFMASYGNIDNSVPVLLDQYFRQCSIEASCADLALATGFLARHGIRADGSRLLTQSQAKQVNAVMLTCGTYDAAGDFAYRVGLPGKSGVGGGIIAVVPGRCTLCVWSPGLDERGNSVAGVAALDRFTTLTGVSVF
- the rho gene encoding transcription termination factor Rho; the encoded protein is MTTTLEHPPVQQQLPAHATGVLDIAQGGQGYLRTGNCLPTPNDLQVPAALIRRHGLRKGDVVEGVRGGQRGLTEVASVNGRAPEQLRGRPHFRDLTPLHPRERIRLEHPAGGLSTRVIDLIAPVGKGQRGLIVAPPKTGKTVLLQQIAAAVAGNHPECHLMVVLLDERPEEVTDMRRSVRGEVYASTFDRAPKQHIALAELVVERAKRLVEQGQDVVILLDSLTRLCRAHNNTAAAGGRTLSGGVDAAALQGPKRFFGAARLAEEGGSLTILATALVETGSRADDFFFEELKSTGNMELRLDRAPAAKRIYPAVDITPSGTRREELLLPSAELAAVRGLRRALQTRDGQANLETLLERLRATPDNTAFLRQVQPTLPAA
- a CDS encoding asparaginase, whose translation is MYGSSLAEAPVIREPLHTPVAHLVREGVIEGIHYGSVVVLGADGNVDLQIGDIEAAFYPRSALKPVQAVAMLRAGLPLDGELLSLAAASHSGEERHLAGTRRILERAGLTEDDLRNVPDLPFDPVVRESWVRQGRLPSRLAQNCSGKHAAMLYTAKLNGWSLDDCLDPAHPLQQAIAEIVEDLTGQAIAKVTVDGCGAPLFSVSLHGLARAAARITTAPSGTPEARVADAMREHAEMASGTGRDVAALMRAVPGLLAKDGFEGVQVAALPDGRAVAVKIADGANRARVPVAAAALARAGVDPAALAEFAGEPLLGGGRPVGGVRPVRALDPLTRHTYS
- the mptB gene encoding polyprenol phosphomannose-dependent alpha 1,6 mannosyltransferase MptB, which produces MAFPVDLRRCQALGLAGTAFLAAGGETAGALPARELIAPESGRAALGLVGVYFGVVLLIAAWALLGTVVRGPEPPTVRSLLGVLAAWAAPLLLAPPLFSRDVYSYLAQGAMVDAHIDVYAYGPARLGGPLADQVAPVWQHTPTPYGPVFLAVASALSGLTRGELPAGLLGMRLVALLGVALMAAALPRLARHSGVDPAAALWLGALHPLVLLHLVAGAHNDAVMLGLLGAGLVAARGRWHVLGVVLVTLAALVKAPAVLGLVAVVALRRHVGVARAVATTTAGALATTALATAVAGTGYGWIAALKTPVSPHNWSPTSVLGRATGALLENLGSDLAPLALPAWQAAGLVATTAAVLFIWLRLRPGPVYALGLSLAVVAVLGPAIRPWYALWGLFLIAAAAPSGSLRHRVAAAVGCVLALAVLPNGGPPDTAQVVLAVSGGVLALVVLWQAHQTARAPVPGRTA
- the aspA gene encoding aspartate ammonia-lyase; the protein is MTAAAHRSEHDLLGDRDVPAEAYWGIHSLRAKENFPITGTPISTYPHLIDALAAVKEAAALANEELGLLEPKKAAAIVAACREIRDGKLHDQFVVDVIQGGAGTSTNMNANEVIANRALELLGHAKGEYRHLHPNEDVNLGQSTNDVYPTAVKIATVFAVRGLLKAMAVLQDAFARKAVEFRDVLKMGRTQLQDAVPMTLGQEFSAYAVMLDEDRSRLAEAVELIHEINLGATAIGTGLNAPAGYAESARRQLAALTGLPLVTAANLVEATQDCGAFVQMSGVLKRIAVKLSKSCNDLRLLSSGPRAGLNEINLPPVQAGSSIMPGKVNPVIPEVVNQVAFEVIGNDVAITMAAEAGQLQLNAFEPIILHSLSESITHLRAACLTLAERCVDGITANTEELRAAVENSIGLVTALNPHIGYTAATAIAKEALATGRGVAELVLEKGLLPADRLASLLRPEVLAGSGSPQI